GCCGTCGTGCAGAACCAGCAGCCGCCCAGAGCATCTTCATGATGGTCATGATGATGCAGACTCCCCACCAGAGGGAGGAGGGCGATGACGAACACCATGCTCAGTAGGAGCAGGGCGCGCTGCGGTGTGGTCAACTTCATGTTGCAGAGGGCCTGTCTTTGATAAGCTTCTCTCAATAATACCCCCGAGGCGCACAATTGTCAAGGGGACCGTCGAACCGAAAATAGTCCGCGGGACCCCGCTCGGTGGCGAAGTCCCGCGTGCGGTGACCGGCTACGGACCGATCACACTCTGATCCAGGGCTAGTGGATTACTGTCCGGCGGCCGCGAGGTCGAGGCCCGCCTGATTCAGGGGGAAGTCACCGTCCACCCCTGCATACTTCACAAATGTGGCGTGACCGTCCATGTAAAGAACGTTCGAACCGCCGGGAATGTGGTTGAAGTTGGCGGAGTCCGCCGCAATCGCGTCGTACATCACCGTAATGACGGACTGGGCCTTGGCGCTGGCGCCGGGATTGTTGACGTCGGTGATGAAGAAGCGCTCGATGCCCTCCCGCAGACGCAACACCGAATCGAATCCGTTGATCGGCACCGGATTGGCGCCCGTGTCTTCCAGGTACCAGTCCTCCTCCACGATACCGGCGTCACCGCCGATGAGAAGCGCGTCGTAGCCCTCGATCGCGAGCTGGAAGTTGGTGAAGTCCGCCGCCGTCACAAACATCTGGTCCGTGAAGGCATAGCCCAGATAATAGTAGGGCTGGGCCGTAAGCTCGCAGGCTTCCACGATTCCATTGTTGGAGTATCCCGGAATATCCACCCATTGCACGGCCTTCGTCTGGCCTTTGTCCCAGAGTTCTTCCGCGCTGCCGCCCGCGCCGTTGCTCGGGCACACGAGGCTGTCCCATTCCGTCAGATACTCGGGGTACACCTTCTCCCCATCAAAAATGGCGTTGAAGGTGTGGATGGTATCCGCACAGTCGTACACCTTCATCGGGGGAAACTTCTGCCCCTGCGACTCGTTCGCGTACATCTTGAATACGAGTCCGAGCTGCTTGAGATTGTTCTGGCAACTCGCCCGGCGCGCGGCTTCCCGGGCACGGGCCAGGGCCGGCAGCAGTATCGCCGCCAGAATGCCGATGATGGCAATTACGACCAAAAGTTCGATGAGGGTGAAACCTTTTTTCCGCATGCTACTTCTCCTGTTTGTTAATCGACTGCACAACCATAACCAGAGAATCGCGAGACCCACCGGACAACGCCCGGACGCTTTGGGTCTCCCATCTATATTGAACTGTCCCGTATTGCCCCGCCCTCATGACCGGGGTGAACCGCGCTCTCCCCGCTTCCCCCGGCCTTCACCGGGTTCCGCTCGCCCAGGAGCGCGGATGTCTTCTTCAGGCAGTGTTGGATTCGATTTTTCCTCGAACCCATCGCCTCCGCCAAACCTTATATCAGCAATATACAACAGAGTCGCGTATTTGTCAAACCATTTTTACGTTTTTACGATCTGCTTACGTAAAAACATCGCCAAGGGTGCGACAGGCAATACAAAATCGATATACTCAACCCCGATATCACCCCAAAAACCGATAGAAGGATTGCCCCATGCCCGCCCTCTCAACCCTCGAACAGGAAGTACTCCAGGGACTTACCAACCGCCGACCCGACCTCGCCGGATGCGTGGACAAGCTACTGGAACTCCACGACACGCTGGTCCAATGCTATGAAGGGGGGGGCACCCTTTTTACCTGCGGCAACGGCGGATCCAACGCCGATGCGCTCCACATCGTGGGCGAACTGAACAAGAGCTTTGAGCGGCTGCGCCCCCTGAGCCCCGAACTCAAGGGGAAATTCGCCGGCCTGCCTTTTGGCGAAGAGCTCGCCAACAACCTCGAAGCGGGCCTGTCTTCCCACGCCCTCGGCTTCAACGGTGCGCTGAAAACGGCGGTGGAAAATGACAACCCCATCCGCGACATCGCGTTCGCGCAGGAACTCAACGCCCTCGTCCGCCCCGGCGATGTGCTCCTGGCCATTTCCACCTCCGGCAACGCCAACAACTGCCTCATGGCCATGTCTACCGCGAAAGCCTATGGCGCCACGGCGGTCTCCCTCACCGGCCCGAAGGGCGGCAAGATGGCCGAATTCGCGGATATCGCCATCAAGGCCCCCGGCGACTCCACCAAGATCATCCAGGAAGGGCACATCGCCCTGTGGCACACCATGTGCCTCCTGATTGAAGTGCACTATTTCCCCGACATGCGGGTGTAGTTGCCTTCGGCAACCCGGAACGATTCCGCGACACGAGGGAAGACGCGCAAGTTGGGAGCGCTGGCATCTTTGCCGGCCCCCGCACCGCAGGTGCGGACCAGGGCTATGGTCGACCGGCGAACAACAACGTCGGACAGTCTTACGATAGGAAGTGATTCGTTCATCCATGGTGAACGTGCCGGCAGGGATGCCAGCGCTCCCAGCTTGTGCGATTCTATGACAATCGAGATCCCATGCTATTCAACTCCATGCACTTCTGCGTCTACTTTCCCATCGTGGTGGGGCTGTACTTCCTCATCCCGAAGTCGACGCGCTGGGCCTGGCTGCTGGCGGCAAGCTACTACTTCTACATGGCCTGGGAGCCCGGCTATGTGCTGCTCCTCTGGCTTTCCACCCTGCTGGACTTCACCGCCGCACTACAGATCGGAAAAGCCCGCTCGCCCCGGGCGCGCAATACCTGGCTCGCCGCCACCCTCGGCTCCAACCTGGGCATGCTCTTCTTCTTCAAATACTACAACTTCTTCAGCGACTCCCTCGGGGCCTTCTCAGAGCGGGTCGGCTTCGCCATCGACTTGCCCCACTCCGAATTCCTTCTGCCCATCGGTATTTCCTTCTACACTTTCCAGACGATGAGCTACACCATCGACGTCTATCGCGGCGTCATTCCCCCCGAACGCCACCTCGGCCGATTCGCCCTCTACATCTGCTTCTTCCCCCAACTCGTCGCCGGCCCCATCGAGCGCGCCAAAGATCTCCTGCCCCAGATGAAGCTGGAGCGCGATTTCGACTATACCCGCGCCACCGACGGCCTGCGCCTCATGGCCTGGGGCTTCTTCAAGAAAATGGTCATCGCCGATCGCCTCGCCATGGTCGTGGAGCACGTCTATCGCGATCCGGAAAACCACGGCGGCCCGGCGCTCGCCATTGCCACGCTCTGCTTCGCCTATCAGATTTACTGCGACTTCTCCGGTTACAGCGATATCGCCGTGGGCGCCGCGCGGGTGCTCGGCGTCCGCCTTTCCACCAATTTCAACCGCCCCTATGCCGCCGCCTCCATCGCCGAATTCTGGCGGCGCTGGCATATCTCCCTCTCCACCTGGTTTCGCGACTATGTCTACCTCCCTCTCGGCGGCAATCGCGTTTCTTCCAGGCGCTGGGCCGTCAACATCATCGCCGTCTTTGCCATCAGCGGACTGTGGCACGGGGCCCACTGGAAATTTCTTCTATGGGGACTGATCCACGGCGCTGCGCTCCTCTTGGAACACGCCCTGGCGCGGCGCTTCCCCGCCACCACCCGACTGCCCCGCGCTGTCAAGGTCGCCATGACCTTCGCCATCGCAAACTTCGCCTGGATATTCTTTCGCGCGGACTCCCTCGCCGACGCCTGGCTTGTCATCGCCAACCTGCCCCGGGGCTGGGGCGTGCTCCTCGCCCCCGAATTCTGGAACCGCTCCATCAAGACCCTGGGCTTGCCCCCCGGCGCTCTCCTCTTCGCGCTCGTCGCCATGATCGTCTGCGAGCTCGTGCAACACGCCCAGGCCCGCGCGCCCCTT
This Candidatus Hydrogenedentota bacterium DNA region includes the following protein-coding sequences:
- a CDS encoding MBOAT family protein encodes the protein MLFNSMHFCVYFPIVVGLYFLIPKSTRWAWLLAASYYFYMAWEPGYVLLLWLSTLLDFTAALQIGKARSPRARNTWLAATLGSNLGMLFFFKYYNFFSDSLGAFSERVGFAIDLPHSEFLLPIGISFYTFQTMSYTIDVYRGVIPPERHLGRFALYICFFPQLVAGPIERAKDLLPQMKLERDFDYTRATDGLRLMAWGFFKKMVIADRLAMVVEHVYRDPENHGGPALAIATLCFAYQIYCDFSGYSDIAVGAARVLGVRLSTNFNRPYAAASIAEFWRRWHISLSTWFRDYVYLPLGGNRVSSRRWAVNIIAVFAISGLWHGAHWKFLLWGLIHGAALLLEHALARRFPATTRLPRAVKVAMTFAIANFAWIFFRADSLADAWLVIANLPRGWGVLLAPEFWNRSIKTLGLPPGALLFALVAMIVCELVQHAQARAPLQPWFRARPVALRWAVYTAIFWTLFLGGIFRQTEFIYFEF
- a CDS encoding SIS domain-containing protein, with amino-acid sequence MPALSTLEQEVLQGLTNRRPDLAGCVDKLLELHDTLVQCYEGGGTLFTCGNGGSNADALHIVGELNKSFERLRPLSPELKGKFAGLPFGEELANNLEAGLSSHALGFNGALKTAVENDNPIRDIAFAQELNALVRPGDVLLAISTSGNANNCLMAMSTAKAYGATAVSLTGPKGGKMAEFADIAIKAPGDSTKIIQEGHIALWHTMCLLIEVHYFPDMRV